One region of bacterium genomic DNA includes:
- a CDS encoding TldD/PmbA family protein — protein sequence MMLGRDRALETLSRAVDLGGADGLEAALFASDTNLTRFANSYIHQNISKRDATVTVRAVVDGNRVGMVTTNDLSDDGLARAVEGAAASAGIVPPNPRFTGFPGPQEFPEVEAWVAETHRTEAGFRADEVAKIIAAGDEYGFNASGAYVTGGNEVALVNSLGLKAYHCGTRAAVNTTILSRTSAGWSAADSKDVRDLDAAAIGRRATEKCRDGQHPTDLEPAEYDVIVEHRGVAGLLGMMGYIGFNGLAFAEGRSFAVDKLGEKLFSDEFTLVDDARDPSGNPLPFDFEGMPKKRVPLVEAGVLKAVVHDRTSAKMVGAESTGHGLPPASASYGAIPMNLFMTGGGSSLEEMVAATQRGLLVTHFHYLNPFLDPMQLLFTGMTRDGTFLIEDGKVSRPVKNLRFTESMLRAFSQIEALSADTLLIAEDFSSIRVPAVKFKGFRFTSSTEF from the coding sequence ATGATGCTTGGACGCGACCGGGCTCTGGAGACCCTCTCCCGCGCCGTGGACCTCGGCGGAGCCGACGGCCTCGAGGCCGCCCTTTTCGCCTCCGACACCAACCTGACCCGCTTCGCCAACTCCTACATTCACCAGAACATCTCCAAGCGGGACGCGACCGTCACCGTCCGGGCCGTGGTGGACGGAAACCGGGTGGGGATGGTGACGACGAACGACCTGTCGGACGACGGCCTGGCGCGTGCGGTGGAGGGCGCGGCGGCGTCCGCCGGCATCGTGCCGCCCAACCCCCGCTTCACCGGCTTCCCCGGACCCCAGGAGTTCCCCGAGGTGGAGGCCTGGGTCGCCGAGACCCACCGGACCGAGGCGGGTTTCCGCGCCGACGAGGTGGCCAAAATCATCGCCGCCGGCGACGAGTACGGTTTCAACGCCTCGGGGGCCTACGTCACCGGGGGCAACGAGGTGGCGCTGGTGAACTCCCTGGGGCTCAAGGCCTATCACTGCGGCACGCGGGCCGCGGTCAACACCACCATCCTGTCGCGCACCTCGGCGGGCTGGTCCGCCGCCGACTCCAAGGACGTGCGGGACCTGGACGCCGCCGCCATCGGCCGCCGGGCCACGGAGAAGTGCCGCGACGGACAGCACCCCACCGATCTCGAGCCGGCGGAGTACGACGTCATCGTCGAGCACCGCGGCGTGGCGGGCCTTTTGGGGATGATGGGCTACATCGGCTTCAACGGTCTGGCCTTCGCCGAGGGGCGCTCCTTCGCCGTGGACAAGCTCGGCGAGAAGCTCTTCAGCGACGAGTTCACCCTCGTTGACGACGCCCGCGATCCCTCGGGCAACCCCCTCCCCTTCGACTTCGAGGGGATGCCGAAAAAGCGCGTGCCGCTGGTCGAGGCGGGCGTTCTCAAGGCCGTGGTCCACGACCGCACCAGCGCGAAGATGGTCGGGGCGGAGTCCACCGGCCACGGGCTGCCTCCGGCCTCCGCCTCCTACGGCGCCATCCCGATGAACCTCTTCATGACCGGCGGCGGGAGCTCGCTGGAGGAGATGGTCGCCGCCACACAGCGCGGCCTGCTGGTCACCCACTTCCACTACCTCAACCCCTTCCTGGACCCGATGCAACTCCTGTTCACCGGGATGACGCGGGACGGGACCTTCCTCATCGAGGACGGCAAGGTCTCGCGGCCGGTGAAGAACCTGCGCTTCACCGAGTCCATGCTGCGGGCCTTCTCGCAAATCGAGGCCCTGAGCGCCGACACGCTTTTAATCGCGGAGGATTTCTCCAGCATCCGGGTGCCGGCGGTGAAGTTCAAGGGCTTCCGTTTCACCAGCTCGACGGAATTTTAA